A portion of the Bacteroides faecium genome contains these proteins:
- the infC gene encoding translation initiation factor IF-3: MKNDTLKGQYRINEQIRAKEVRIVSDDIEPKVYPIFQALKMAEEKELDLVEISPNAQPPVCRIIDYSKFLYQLKKRQKEQKAKQVKVNVKEIRFGPQTDDHDYNFKLKHAKGFLEDGDKVKAYVFFKGRSILFKEQGEVLLLRFANDLEDYAKVDQMPMLEGKRMTIQLSPKKKDIPKKPVATKPAAPVQKAEKPEAGEE, translated from the coding sequence ATGAAGAATGACACTCTAAAAGGGCAATATAGAATCAATGAACAGATTCGTGCCAAGGAAGTTCGCATAGTAAGCGACGATATTGAACCGAAAGTATATCCTATCTTTCAGGCTTTGAAAATGGCCGAAGAGAAAGAGTTGGATTTAGTGGAAATTTCTCCGAATGCTCAACCCCCTGTTTGCCGTATAATTGATTATTCTAAATTTCTTTATCAGTTAAAGAAACGTCAGAAGGAACAGAAAGCAAAGCAGGTGAAGGTTAATGTGAAAGAGATTCGCTTCGGACCTCAGACAGATGACCATGACTACAACTTTAAGTTGAAGCATGCCAAAGGATTTCTGGAAGACGGTGATAAGGTGAAGGCTTATGTGTTTTTTAAAGGTCGTTCCATCCTTTTCAAGGAACAAGGTGAAGTATTGCTGCTTCGTTTTGCCAATGACCTTGAAGACTATGCAAAAGTAGACCAGATGCCAATGCTTGAAGGAAAGCGTATGACTATACAACTTTCTCCGAAAAAGAAAGATATTCCTAAAAAGCCGGTAGCTACGAAACCTGCTGCTCCTGTGCAGAAAGCAGAAAAGCCGGAAGCTGGAGAAGAATAA
- the rpmI gene encoding 50S ribosomal protein L35, with protein sequence MPKMKTNSGSKKRFTLTGTGKIKRKHAFHSHILTKKSKKRKRNLCYSTTVDATNVSQVKELLAMK encoded by the coding sequence ATGCCAAAGATGAAGACTAACTCCGGTTCTAAAAAAAGGTTTACCCTTACCGGAACAGGTAAAATCAAAAGAAAGCACGCTTTTCACAGTCACATTTTGACTAAGAAATCCAAGAAAAGAAAAAGAAATCTGTGCTACTCTACAACTGTTGATGCAACAAATGTAAGCCAGGTTAAGGAACTCTTAGCAATGAAGTAA
- the rplT gene encoding 50S ribosomal protein L20, translating into MPRSVNHVASKARRKKILKLTRGYFGARKNVWTVAKNTWEKGLTYAFRDRRNKKRNFRALWIQRINAAARLEGMSYSKLMGGLHKAGIEINRKVLADLAMNHPEAFKAVVAKAKAA; encoded by the coding sequence ATGCCAAGATCAGTAAATCATGTTGCTTCAAAAGCAAGAAGAAAGAAAATTTTGAAATTAACCAGAGGTTACTTTGGTGCAAGAAAAAATGTATGGACCGTAGCTAAAAACACTTGGGAAAAGGGTTTGACTTACGCGTTCCGTGACCGTAGAAATAAGAAAAGAAACTTCCGCGCTCTTTGGATACAACGTATCAACGCTGCTGCACGTCTTGAAGGAATGTCTTATTCTAAATTGATGGGCGGTTTGCACAAAGCCGGTATCGAAATAAACCGTAAGGTTTTGGCTGATTTAGCAATGAATCACCCGGAAGCTTTCAAAGCTGTAGTTGCAAAAGCAAAAGCTGCTTAA
- a CDS encoding EFR1 family ferrodoxin (N-terminal region resembles flavodoxins. C-terminal ferrodoxin region binds two 4Fe-4S clusters.): MIFYFSGTGNSKWIALQLSKEQKEELVFIPDALRNETLEFCLQEDEKIGFVFPIYSWAPPEIVLNFIQKLSLKGYNKQYLFFVCSCGDDTGLTQQVLTKALKSKGWECHAGFSVTMPNNYVLLPGFDVDSKELEREKLAESIPSLKRVNTLISRKENVFSCHEGSIPFIKTRIINPLFNSFQMSPKNFYATDTCIGCRRCEKSCPVKNITLSEGKPVWGKDCTSCLACYHVCPQQAVQYGKRTKRKGQYFNPNSGY; this comes from the coding sequence ATGATATTTTATTTTTCAGGTACAGGTAATTCCAAGTGGATCGCCCTGCAGCTATCCAAGGAACAGAAAGAAGAATTGGTTTTCATTCCCGACGCATTAAGGAATGAAACGTTGGAGTTTTGTCTGCAGGAAGATGAGAAGATAGGATTTGTGTTTCCAATCTATTCATGGGCACCGCCTGAAATTGTATTGAACTTTATTCAGAAGCTTTCTCTGAAAGGATATAATAAACAGTATTTGTTCTTTGTCTGTTCATGTGGAGATGATACCGGACTTACGCAGCAGGTGTTGACGAAGGCGTTGAAGTCTAAAGGATGGGAGTGTCATGCCGGCTTTTCTGTGACTATGCCTAATAATTATGTATTGCTTCCGGGGTTTGATGTGGATAGCAAGGAACTGGAACGGGAGAAGTTGGCGGAAAGTATCCCAAGCCTTAAAAGGGTAAACACTTTGATTAGTCGGAAAGAGAATGTGTTTTCCTGCCATGAAGGGAGTATACCTTTTATCAAGACAAGGATTATCAATCCTTTATTTAATAGTTTTCAAATGTCACCTAAGAACTTTTATGCTACGGATACCTGTATTGGATGCAGGCGCTGTGAGAAGAGTTGCCCGGTGAAGAATATCACCCTTTCGGAAGGAAAGCCTGTGTGGGGAAAGGATTGCACCTCCTGTCTGGCATGTTATCACGTATGTCCTCAACAAGCGGTGCAATATGGAAAAAGAACAAAAAGGAAGGGGCAATATTTCAATCCCAATTCCGGTTATTGA
- the xpt gene encoding xanthine phosphoribosyltransferase: MQLLKKRILQDGKCYEGGILKVDGFINHQMDPVLMKSIGVEFVRRFAATNVNKIMTIEASGIAPAIMTGYLMDLPVVFAKKKSPKTIQNALSTTVHSFTKDRDYEVVISADFLTPNDNILFVDDFLAYGNAALGVLDLIKQSGANLVGMGFIIEKAFQNGRKILEEQGVRVESLAIIEDLSHCCIKIKDQ, encoded by the coding sequence ATGCAATTACTTAAAAAGAGAATTCTGCAAGACGGAAAATGCTACGAAGGAGGTATCCTGAAAGTAGACGGTTTTATCAATCATCAAATGGATCCTGTTTTGATGAAATCAATCGGAGTTGAGTTTGTCCGCCGTTTTGCAGCCACAAACGTAAATAAGATTATGACAATCGAAGCCAGTGGTATCGCCCCTGCTATCATGACAGGCTACTTAATGGATCTACCTGTCGTATTTGCCAAGAAAAAATCTCCTAAAACCATTCAGAATGCACTGAGCACCACTGTCCATTCATTTACCAAAGACCGTGATTATGAAGTTGTTATCAGTGCCGATTTTCTCACTCCCAATGATAATATACTCTTCGTTGATGACTTCCTTGCATACGGAAACGCAGCATTAGGAGTTCTCGACCTCATCAAGCAATCCGGAGCTAATTTGGTAGGAATGGGGTTCATAATCGAAAAAGCCTTCCAAAACGGCCGCAAAATATTAGAAGAACAAGGAGTTAGAGTAGAAAGCCTTGCTATTATTGAGGACTTATCTCACTGCTGTATTAAAATCAAAGATCAATAA
- a CDS encoding phenylacetate--CoA ligase, protein MSTQYWEEELETMSREKLQELQLQRLKKTINIAANAPYYKEVFSKHGITADSIQSLDDIRKVPFTTKSDMRSRYPFGLVAGDMSNDGVRIHSSSGTTGNPTVIVHSQHDLDSWANLVARCLYAVGIRKTDVFQNSSGYGMFTGGLGFQYGAERLGCLTVPAAAGNSKRQIKFINDFKTTALHAIPSYAIRLAEVFQEEGLDPTKTTLKTLVIGAEPHTDEQRRKIERMLGVKAYNSFGMTEMNGPGVAFECQEQNGMHFWEDCYLVEIIDPETGEPMPEGEIGELVLTTLDREMMPLIRYRTRDLTCILPGKCPCGRTHIRIDRIKGRSDDMFIIKGVNIFPMQVEKILVQFPELGSNYLITLETVNNQDEMIVEVELSDLSTDNYIELEKIRKDITRQLKDEILVTPKVKLVKKGSLPQSEGKAVRVKDLRNNK, encoded by the coding sequence ATGAGTACACAATACTGGGAAGAAGAATTAGAAACCATGAGCCGTGAGAAGTTGCAGGAATTGCAGCTTCAACGGCTTAAAAAAACAATCAATATAGCTGCAAACGCTCCTTACTACAAAGAAGTTTTCAGCAAACATGGCATTACCGCAGATAGCATACAGTCATTGGATGACATCCGCAAAGTGCCTTTTACCACTAAATCCGACATGCGCTCCCGCTACCCTTTCGGACTAGTGGCAGGTGATATGAGCAATGATGGTGTACGTATCCACTCTTCCAGTGGTACTACCGGAAATCCAACCGTAATTGTCCATTCACAACATGACCTCGACTCTTGGGCGAACCTGGTTGCCCGATGCCTGTATGCCGTAGGTATCCGCAAGACCGATGTTTTTCAAAACAGTTCGGGATATGGTATGTTTACCGGTGGATTAGGTTTCCAATACGGTGCCGAGCGTCTCGGCTGCCTGACGGTTCCTGCTGCTGCCGGAAACAGTAAGCGACAGATCAAATTCATCAATGACTTTAAAACGACCGCCTTACACGCCATCCCCAGCTATGCTATCCGCCTTGCTGAAGTTTTCCAGGAAGAAGGTCTCGACCCGACAAAAACCACGCTAAAAACGTTGGTTATCGGCGCTGAACCTCATACAGACGAACAACGCCGAAAAATAGAACGTATGTTAGGCGTGAAAGCATACAACAGCTTCGGTATGACTGAAATGAACGGCCCCGGTGTCGCTTTCGAATGTCAGGAACAGAACGGAATGCACTTTTGGGAAGACTGCTATCTGGTAGAAATCATTGACCCTGAAACAGGTGAACCTATGCCCGAAGGAGAAATCGGAGAGTTAGTACTCACCACTCTCGATCGCGAAATGATGCCGTTGATCCGATATCGTACTCGCGATTTAACCTGTATCCTCCCTGGAAAATGTCCCTGCGGGCGTACACATATCCGCATCGACCGTATCAAAGGGCGCAGTGATGATATGTTTATTATCAAGGGAGTCAACATCTTCCCGATGCAGGTTGAAAAAATTCTGGTACAGTTCCCCGAATTAGGTAGCAACTACTTAATCACTCTGGAGACCGTCAACAACCAAGACGAAATGATTGTCGAGGTAGAATTGAGTGACCTCTCCACCGACAACTATATTGAGCTGGAAAAAATCCGTAAGGATATTACCCGCCAATTGAAAGATGAAATTCTGGTTACACCAAAAGTGAAACTAGTAAAGAAAGGTTCTCTCCCGCAAAGCGAGGGAAAAGCCGTTCGCGTGAAAGACTTACGAAACAACAAGTAA
- a CDS encoding indolepyruvate oxidoreductase subunit beta: MKKDIILSGVGGQGILSIATVIGKAALKEGLYMKQAEVHGMSQRGGDVQSNLRISDQPIASDLIPSGKCDLIISLEPMEGLRYLPYLSPEGWLVTNETPFVNIPNYPEADKVMAEINKLPHKIVLNVDKVAKETGSARVANIVLLGATIPFLGIDYEKIQDSIREIFLRKGEAIVEMNLKALAAGKDIAEKLMQ; this comes from the coding sequence ATGAAAAAAGACATTATATTATCAGGAGTAGGTGGACAGGGAATTTTGTCCATCGCTACAGTAATCGGCAAAGCTGCCTTGAAAGAAGGACTTTACATGAAACAGGCAGAAGTGCACGGAATGAGCCAGCGTGGTGGAGACGTTCAATCCAATCTCCGCATCAGCGACCAACCGATTGCTTCAGACTTGATCCCTTCCGGCAAATGTGATCTTATCATCTCTCTGGAACCTATGGAAGGATTGCGTTATCTCCCCTACCTTAGCCCCGAAGGCTGGTTGGTGACTAACGAAACTCCGTTTGTCAACATTCCCAATTATCCGGAGGCAGACAAAGTAATGGCGGAAATCAATAAACTACCCCATAAAATTGTATTGAACGTAGACAAAGTAGCAAAGGAAACAGGTTCTGCCCGAGTTGCTAATATCGTCTTACTGGGAGCAACGATTCCATTCCTTGGCATTGATTACGAAAAAATACAAGACAGCATTCGTGAAATCTTCCTGCGTAAGGGAGAAGCAATTGTAGAAATGAATCTTAAAGCATTAGCTGCCGGCAAGGATATTGCCGAAAAGTTAATGCAATAA
- a CDS encoding thiamine pyrophosphate-dependent enzyme, with protein sequence MSKQLLLGDEAIAQAALDAGLSGVYAYPGTPSTEITEYIQMAPITTEQNIHNRWSANEKTAMEAALGMSFVGKRALVCMKHVGMNVAADCFVNSAITGVKGGLIVIVADDPSMHSSQNEQDSRFYGDFSLIPMYEPSNQQEAYDMVYSGFEFSEKLGEPILMRMVTRLAHSRSGVERKEQKPQNGISFSEDPRQFILLPGNARKRYKVLLSRQDEFIKASEESPYNKYTDGPNKKLGIIACGIGYNYLMENYPEGCEYPVLKIGQYPLPKKQLHQLIESCDEILVLEDGQPFVEKQLKGYLGIGIKVKGRLDGTLSQDGELNPDSVARAVGKENKSEFGIPSVVEMRPPALCEGCGHRDMYITLTEVLKEEYPSHKVFSDIGCYTLGANAPFNAINSCVDMGASITMAKGAADGGLYPAVAVIGDSTFTHSGMTGLLDCVNESSNVTIVISDNETTAMTGGQDSAGTGRIEAICAGLGVEPAHIRVVIPLKKNYEEMKQIIREEIEYRGVSVIIPRRECIQTLARKKRSK encoded by the coding sequence ATGAGCAAACAACTCTTACTTGGCGATGAAGCCATTGCACAAGCTGCACTGGATGCCGGACTTTCGGGTGTTTATGCCTATCCCGGTACTCCTTCAACTGAGATTACTGAATATATTCAAATGGCCCCTATAACGACCGAACAGAATATACACAACCGTTGGTCTGCCAACGAAAAAACAGCGATGGAAGCTGCATTGGGTATGTCTTTCGTTGGCAAACGGGCATTAGTTTGTATGAAGCATGTAGGCATGAACGTAGCCGCCGACTGTTTCGTCAATTCTGCCATCACCGGCGTGAAAGGCGGGTTGATCGTGATAGTAGCGGATGACCCCAGTATGCACTCTTCTCAGAATGAACAGGATAGCCGTTTCTACGGAGATTTTTCACTGATCCCTATGTACGAGCCCAGCAATCAGCAAGAAGCGTATGACATGGTGTACAGCGGTTTCGAATTCTCTGAAAAACTAGGCGAACCTATTTTAATGCGCATGGTAACACGCCTTGCCCACTCCCGTTCCGGAGTAGAACGCAAAGAGCAAAAGCCACAGAACGGTATATCTTTCAGCGAAGATCCACGCCAGTTCATCCTGTTGCCGGGAAATGCCCGCAAACGCTACAAGGTATTACTCTCCCGCCAGGACGAGTTTATCAAAGCTTCAGAAGAATCACCTTACAACAAATACACAGATGGTCCTAACAAGAAATTAGGAATCATTGCTTGTGGTATCGGCTACAATTACCTGATGGAAAATTATCCTGAAGGTTGTGAATACCCGGTACTCAAAATCGGCCAATATCCGTTGCCTAAAAAACAATTGCATCAATTAATCGAATCTTGCGACGAAATTCTCGTTTTGGAAGACGGTCAACCATTTGTAGAGAAGCAATTGAAAGGTTATCTGGGCATTGGCATCAAAGTAAAAGGACGCTTGGACGGTACTCTTTCGCAAGATGGAGAATTAAATCCCGACTCGGTAGCCCGCGCAGTAGGAAAAGAGAATAAATCAGAATTCGGTATTCCTTCCGTAGTAGAAATGCGTCCACCCGCACTTTGTGAAGGATGCGGACACCGCGATATGTATATCACATTGACTGAAGTTCTTAAAGAAGAATATCCCTCTCATAAAGTATTCAGTGACATCGGCTGCTACACGCTGGGGGCTAATGCGCCATTCAACGCCATCAACTCATGTGTAGACATGGGTGCTTCTATCACTATGGCGAAAGGCGCCGCCGACGGTGGTCTTTATCCGGCCGTAGCCGTCATCGGAGACTCTACCTTCACTCATTCGGGAATGACTGGGTTACTGGACTGCGTCAATGAAAGCTCCAATGTAACCATCGTGATCTCCGACAATGAAACCACTGCTATGACAGGCGGACAGGATTCTGCCGGAACAGGACGCATTGAAGCTATATGCGCAGGTCTTGGAGTAGAACCCGCTCATATCCGCGTAGTCATCCCATTGAAGAAAAACTACGAAGAGATGAAGCAAATCATACGCGAAGAAATCGAATACCGTGGTGTATCTGTCATTATCCCACGCAGAGAGTGTATCCAAACATTAGCACGCAAAAAAAGAAGTAAGTAA
- the mltG gene encoding endolytic transglycosylase MltG: protein MKKKKRNILLSILIGAFLLCAIAGGTVYYYLFAPQFHPSKTVYIYVDRDDTADSIYNKIRKSGHVNKFTGFDWMAKYKDFKQNIHTGRYAIRPNDNVYHVYSRFSRGYQEAVNLTIGSVRTLDRLARSIGKQLMIDSAEIAGQLFDPTFQNKMGYTETTLPSLFIPETYQVYWDISVDDFFKRIQKEHERFWDKERLAQATAIGMTPEEISTLASIVEEETNNNEEKPMVAGLYINRLHKDMPLQADPTIKFALQDFGLRRITNEHLKVNSPYNTYINTGLPPGPIRIPSKKGIDSVLNYTKHNYIYMCAKEDFSGTHNFASNYADHMANARKYWKALNERKIFK from the coding sequence ATGAAGAAAAAAAAGAGAAACATTTTATTATCCATTCTGATCGGAGCATTCCTTCTTTGTGCCATTGCCGGAGGAACTGTTTATTATTACCTGTTTGCTCCTCAATTCCATCCGTCTAAAACCGTATATATCTATGTAGACCGGGATGATACAGCAGACTCCATATATAATAAAATAAGGAAGTCCGGACATGTCAATAAATTCACCGGATTTGACTGGATGGCTAAATATAAGGATTTCAAACAGAATATCCATACCGGGCGCTACGCTATTCGCCCGAATGACAATGTCTATCATGTATACAGCCGCTTTTCGAGAGGTTATCAGGAAGCCGTCAACCTCACAATCGGAAGCGTCCGGACATTAGACCGACTGGCACGAAGCATCGGCAAACAACTTATGATAGACTCCGCTGAAATCGCCGGGCAACTGTTTGACCCTACTTTTCAAAATAAAATGGGATACACGGAGACAACCCTTCCCAGCCTTTTCATCCCGGAGACTTATCAAGTATACTGGGATATAAGCGTAGATGATTTTTTCAAGCGTATACAAAAGGAACACGAACGTTTTTGGGACAAAGAACGCCTCGCTCAAGCCACTGCCATCGGAATGACGCCGGAAGAGATAAGTACACTGGCATCCATTGTCGAGGAAGAAACCAACAACAATGAAGAAAAGCCAATGGTAGCCGGACTGTATATCAATCGTTTGCATAAGGATATGCCTTTACAAGCAGACCCTACCATAAAATTTGCCCTGCAAGATTTTGGCTTGCGCCGTATCACCAACGAACATCTGAAAGTTAATTCACCCTATAATACCTATATAAATACCGGATTGCCACCAGGTCCTATCCGTATCCCTTCCAAGAAAGGAATAGACAGTGTATTGAACTATACCAAACATAACTATATCTATATGTGTGCCAAAGAAGATTTTTCAGGAACCCATAATTTTGCATCCAATTATGCCGACCATATGGCAAATGCAAGAAAATATTGGAAAGCACTGAATGAAAGAAAGATTTTCAAGTAA
- a CDS encoding DNA/RNA non-specific endonuclease, with protein MNRSKKGKSRKLFKKKSRSNYKLGCIIVLIAFIPILYGVYLYCQQINNTKKEEPQANISFQIPSGKELKIPVSLTPRQEQIIHHTGYTVSYNKDLKLPNWVSYELTRKETKGKEKRNDRFIADPLVTGSIATNADYTRSGYDKGHMAPAADMKWSPQAMKESFYFSNMCPQHPQLNRRGWKNLEEKIRDWAIADSAIIIICGPIVAKQPKTIGKNKVVVPQQFFKVVLSPFVKPMRAIGFLFNNKQSVEPLSTYVVTIDSIERLTNMDFFAPLPDEIENKIEAEANYFQWPN; from the coding sequence ATGAATCGAAGTAAAAAAGGTAAAAGCAGAAAATTATTCAAAAAGAAATCACGCTCTAATTATAAATTAGGATGCATTATCGTCCTCATTGCATTTATTCCTATTCTTTATGGCGTCTATTTATATTGTCAACAAATTAACAACACAAAAAAGGAAGAGCCGCAAGCAAACATATCATTTCAAATTCCATCCGGCAAAGAGTTGAAAATTCCGGTATCACTAACTCCGCGACAAGAACAAATAATCCACCATACCGGATACACCGTTTCTTATAATAAAGACTTAAAGCTTCCCAATTGGGTTTCCTATGAGTTAACCCGGAAAGAAACAAAGGGAAAAGAAAAAAGAAACGATCGTTTTATTGCCGATCCGCTGGTAACAGGCTCGATTGCAACTAATGCTGATTATACACGTTCGGGATACGACAAAGGGCACATGGCACCGGCGGCAGATATGAAATGGAGCCCACAGGCAATGAAAGAATCATTCTATTTCAGTAATATGTGTCCGCAACACCCGCAATTAAACAGGAGAGGATGGAAAAACCTGGAAGAGAAAATCCGGGATTGGGCTATTGCAGACAGCGCAATTATCATTATATGTGGGCCTATTGTAGCCAAACAACCAAAAACAATCGGAAAAAATAAGGTTGTAGTACCCCAACAGTTTTTCAAAGTAGTCCTCTCTCCCTTCGTCAAACCAATGCGAGCTATCGGCTTCCTGTTCAACAACAAACAATCCGTAGAGCCGCTTTCCACCTACGTAGTAACCATAGACAGCATCGAACGCCTTACGAACATGGACTTCTTCGCGCCCCTACCCGATGAAATAGAGAATAAGATAGAAGCAGAAGCAAACTATTTCCAATGGCCGAATTAA
- a CDS encoding epoxyqueuosine reductase QueH, with product MKKKFQLEVPGGADKILLHTCCAPCSSAIIECLMQHHITPVIYYCNPNIYPLEEYNIRKDECTRYAQSLGLEIIDADYNHEAWRCQMAGMEQEPERGGRCLRCFKVRLLETARYAHEHGFSVITTTLASSRWKSLEQINEAGQYATAHYPDVTYWEQNWRKGGLSERRIAIIKEYNFYNQQYCGCEFSMRKEE from the coding sequence ATGAAAAAGAAATTCCAACTCGAAGTTCCCGGCGGAGCCGACAAAATCTTACTTCATACCTGTTGTGCTCCCTGTTCGTCAGCTATCATCGAATGTCTGATGCAACACCATATAACTCCTGTCATTTACTACTGTAATCCCAATATTTATCCACTGGAAGAATACAATATAAGAAAAGATGAATGTACACGCTATGCACAATCATTAGGACTGGAAATTATTGATGCCGATTACAACCACGAGGCCTGGCGATGCCAAATGGCAGGAATGGAGCAGGAACCCGAAAGAGGGGGACGTTGCCTGCGGTGTTTCAAAGTCCGTCTGTTGGAAACAGCCCGCTATGCACACGAGCATGGATTTTCCGTCATTACCACCACCCTTGCTTCCAGTCGCTGGAAAAGCCTGGAGCAGATAAATGAAGCCGGACAATATGCCACGGCACACTATCCCGATGTCACATACTGGGAACAGAATTGGCGTAAAGGCGGACTAAGCGAACGCCGTATCGCCATCATCAAAGAATATAATTTCTACAACCAGCAATATTGTGGTTGTGAATTCAGCATGAGAAAAGAAGAGTAA